The Alkalihalobacillus sp. LMS6 genomic interval CATTTGGTCACTGACTGAATCACTATTGGCGAGAATGCGTAAACGAATGGCATCATCTGTATTAACTTCTTGATGAAATTGATTGACCGCTTGAACGCTTTGCGCTTCCCAACTCATTAGTCCTACACATAAAGAGATTAATAGATAAATGATTGCTTTTGCTTTCATTGTAAGCACCGCCCCTTCCTCCATAGCATGGTCAGGGCGCTCACAATTTAAACAACGAATCGTTCGACAATCTTGTAGTCTATTAAGTTACAGAAATGAGGACGATTCGATCTTTTTTATTAATATCCTCAATGACATCAATCGCCGCTGTCGGAAATTGTTCTTGGAAAAGGTTTTTAACTGATTCTCCTTGTCCTGCTCCAACTTCAAGGGCAATCATCGAGCCAGAATGAGTGTATAACGGCGCGTCTTTCGCAAGTTGTCGATAAACCGTCAACCCATCGTCTCCAGCAAATAAAGCAAGCGCCGGTTCATATTCTCTCACTTGTTCAGCCAGCGACGCGCGATCGGTTTCTGGAATATATGGGGGATTCGAAACAATGACATCAAATGTTTTGCCACGGACAGGCGCAAACAAATTCCCATGCTTAAAAAGAACATCGGCCTTTAACGTTTTCGCATTTTTTTGCGCCACAGCAAGTGCGTCTTCTGAAAGATCAATCGCAGTGACATGGGATTCTGGTGATTCTAGTTTAAGGGTAATCGCAATCGCTCCACTACCAGTTCCAATGTCCAAAATTCGCTTTGCCCCATCGATCCGTTGCAGAATTGCTAGTACAAGCTCTTCTGTTTCTGGACGAGGAATAAGAACGTCTTTTGATACGTTAAACACTCGCCCGTA includes:
- the prmC gene encoding peptide chain release factor N(5)-glutamine methyltransferase — its product is MKKTVYEALNWASSFLREHQLEEPAGEWLLRHHLQKDRASLLASFHDFMDESTLKAFEEDVKTLTTGVPVQHLIGTESFYGRVFNVSKDVLIPRPETEELVLAILQRIDGAKRILDIGTGSGAIAITLKLESPESHVTAIDLSEDALAVAQKNAKTLKADVLFKHGNLFAPVRGKTFDVIVSNPPYIPETDRASLAEQVREYEPALALFAGDDGLTVYRQLAKDAPLYTHSGSMIALEVGAGQGESVKNLFQEQFPTAAIDVIEDINKKDRIVLISVT